The Muntiacus reevesi chromosome 7, mMunRee1.1, whole genome shotgun sequence genome includes a region encoding these proteins:
- the LOC136172556 gene encoding T cell receptor alpha chain MC.7.G5-like, with translation MPLSSLLWVFLAFTFSGSGVAQKVIQDQSDISRQVGQSVTLNCRYETSWSAYYLYWYKQLPSGQMTYVIRQGSEVTNARKDRYSVNFKKADKSFNLTISALQLEHSAKYFCALSELTVLEVIGKAVQKPWSLVFPLPWTVINPKTTQPSSMDCAEEEDVNLPCTVNSMASLTTASDRKSSTLVLPQVTLKDTAVYYCVLRGAQWARRGCTCAVSLVGRRGDTVGEQSREQI, from the exons ATGCCGCTCTCCAGTCTGCTCTGGGTGTTCCTGGCCTTCACCTTCTCTG gatctggTGTGGCCCAGAAAGTTATTCAAGACCAGTCAGACATATCCAGACAAGTGGGGCAGTCAGTCACCCTGAACTGTCGGTATGAAACAAGTTGGAGTGCTTACTACCTTTATTGGTACAAGCAACTTCCCAGTGGACAGATGACTTACGTTATTCGTCAGGGTTCAGAAGTCACAAATGCAAGGAAAGACCGCTACTCTGTAAACTTTAAGAAAGCAGATAAATCCTTCAACCTCACCATTTCAGCCTTACAACTGGAACACTCTGCAAAGTACTTCTGTGCTCTCTCTGAACTCACAGTGCTTGAAGTAATAGGAAAAGCTGTACAAAAACCCTGGAGCTTA GTCTTTCCACTTCCAT GGACTGTGATTAATCCTAAGACCACCCAGCCCAGCTCCATGGATTGTGCTGAAGAAGAAGATGTAAACCTGCCTT GCACAGTGAACAGCATGGCCTCTCTGACCACAGCTTCAGACAGAAAGTCCAGCACCTTGGTCCTGCCCCAGGTCACCCTGAAAGACACCGCTGTGTACTACTGCGTCCTGagaggggcacagtgggccagaCGGGGCTGCACCTGCGCAGTATCTCTAGTGGGAAGAAggggggacacagtgggggagcAGTCACGAGAGCAAATCTAG